A section of the Deltaproteobacteria bacterium genome encodes:
- a CDS encoding MFS transporter has product MSTAPILEDSETPPTAPGAARPLSWSAIFDYVAPTFGVGFMFLLLSIYILKFATDVLGMSAAVMGMILLLGRGLDAFVDPIVGYLSDRTKAKMGRRRPWMLASMLPLGLTFVLIWAPPKDLDPVMVTVWMAVSVIVFYFATSVLIIPHTALGAELTDNYHDRTRIFGGRHIGWIVGSFAAIGGLLALDRSSDVRTTVFWLALGSGVGTAILILWTVWRLRERPEFQGRGAEHPFRAFRDVWRNPHARLLLLVFGIESLGAATIGVLTPYVAQYVVKRGELAPAVIGVYMFASFAFVPVWLPLSRRFGKKALWLASMLLTAVSFGAMLFLSENAVVLMTVLAFAAGTAASCGAIVAPSIQADVIDWDEHATGERKEGAYFAAWNFVFKIATGLTQALTGFVLTFSGYVPNVDQTPEVKLTILALYGLFPAACYLIGALLFARFELDEKGYALIRGDLDARR; this is encoded by the coding sequence GTGTCGACCGCCCCGATCCTCGAGGACTCCGAAACGCCGCCTACCGCGCCCGGCGCGGCGCGCCCTCTCTCGTGGTCGGCAATCTTCGACTATGTCGCGCCGACCTTCGGGGTCGGCTTCATGTTCCTGCTGCTCTCGATCTACATCCTGAAGTTCGCCACCGACGTGCTGGGAATGTCGGCCGCGGTGATGGGGATGATCCTGCTGCTGGGCCGCGGGCTGGACGCGTTCGTCGACCCGATCGTCGGCTACCTGTCGGATCGCACGAAAGCGAAGATGGGCCGACGACGCCCATGGATGCTCGCGTCCATGCTTCCGCTCGGGCTCACGTTCGTCCTGATCTGGGCGCCGCCGAAGGATCTGGATCCGGTCATGGTGACGGTCTGGATGGCCGTCTCGGTGATCGTGTTCTACTTCGCGACGAGCGTCCTGATCATCCCGCACACGGCGCTCGGCGCGGAGCTCACCGACAACTACCACGACCGCACGCGGATCTTCGGCGGCCGACACATCGGCTGGATCGTCGGCTCCTTCGCGGCGATCGGCGGTCTGCTAGCGCTCGATCGCTCGAGCGACGTGCGCACAACGGTGTTCTGGCTCGCACTCGGCTCCGGAGTCGGGACGGCGATCCTGATCCTCTGGACCGTCTGGCGCCTGCGCGAGCGACCCGAATTCCAGGGTCGAGGCGCGGAGCATCCATTTCGCGCGTTCCGCGACGTGTGGCGCAATCCGCATGCGCGCCTGCTGCTGCTCGTGTTCGGGATCGAGAGCCTCGGCGCGGCGACGATCGGCGTCCTGACTCCGTACGTCGCCCAGTACGTCGTCAAACGCGGCGAGCTCGCGCCCGCGGTGATCGGCGTCTACATGTTCGCGAGCTTCGCCTTCGTACCGGTCTGGCTGCCGCTCTCCCGGCGTTTCGGCAAGAAGGCGCTCTGGCTCGCGTCGATGCTGCTCACGGCCGTCTCCTTCGGGGCGATGTTGTTCCTTTCCGAGAATGCCGTCGTCCTGATGACGGTGCTCGCGTTCGCGGCCGGCACCGCGGCAAGCTGCGGAGCGATCGTGGCGCCGTCGATCCAGGCGGACGTGATCGACTGGGACGAGCACGCGACCGGAGAGCGTAAGGAGGGCGCCTACTTTGCGGCCTGGAACTTCGTGTTCAAGATCGCCACCGGGCTCACGCAGGCGCTGACCGGCTTCGTCCTCACGTTCTCCGGATACGTGCCGAACGTAGATCAGACGCCAGAGGTGAAGCTCACCATCCTCGCGCTCTACGGGCTGTTCCCGGCGGCGTGCTACCTGATCGGCGCTCTGCTCTTCGCCCGTTTCGAGCTCGACGAGAAGGGCTACGCCCTGATCCGCGGCGACCTCGACGCCAGGCGCTGA